A single window of Pseudoduganella plicata DNA harbors:
- a CDS encoding alkaline phosphatase family protein yields the protein MRSTTTLACTALLSLSATAIATATAAPAPVPAAPKLVVVMAVDGLPQEQLLRYRGQFGDGGFKRLLTQGAMFGDAHQAHGTTVTAVGHSAILTGAYPYQHGIVGNNWIDRATGKSVYCTEDTRYQYIGESTRPDDGTSPARLRVDTLGDQLRYATGNKSRVLAVSGKDRGAILLAGKTGTAYMYMEGSGNFASSTYYMQQHPAWVQRFQASKPQDRYYGKTWRPMLADADYSMDAGDTPFAISYYSESGAPDASYYKRLKEGPFVDELTLDFARAAIEAEGLGANPAGVPDLLGMSLSAHDYVNHAHGPESRMSHDHLQRLDRMLAGFFTYLDKKVGSDNYLVVLTADHGFANSAEFSQQQRIDAGRVDGKKLLNGLQTHLDASFGGGKVALTASWPNLYLEQAALDKAGIKRADVETAASRWLLAQTGIADVYTRTRFEESGATGTRIDLLLRRAWHRSESGDLVVVPRAYWAFGSGSSGATHGTPYAYDTSVPLLMMGKRWIAPGSYAKYTEVVDIAPTLAAVLGVRPPAGAEGRVLVEALQRTAQR from the coding sequence ATGCGATCCACGACTACCCTTGCCTGCACCGCCCTCCTCTCGCTCAGTGCCACTGCCATTGCCACCGCCACCGCCGCGCCGGCACCCGTCCCCGCCGCGCCGAAGCTGGTCGTCGTCATGGCCGTCGATGGCTTGCCGCAGGAACAGCTGCTGCGCTACCGCGGCCAGTTCGGCGACGGCGGTTTCAAACGCCTGCTGACGCAGGGCGCCATGTTCGGCGACGCCCACCAGGCCCACGGCACGACCGTCACGGCCGTCGGCCACAGCGCCATCCTGACGGGCGCCTACCCGTACCAGCACGGCATCGTCGGCAACAACTGGATCGATCGCGCGACAGGCAAGTCCGTTTACTGCACCGAGGACACGCGCTACCAGTACATCGGCGAGAGCACCAGGCCGGACGACGGCACGTCGCCGGCCCGGCTGCGGGTCGATACGCTGGGCGACCAGCTGCGCTACGCGACCGGCAACAAGTCCAGGGTGCTGGCCGTGTCCGGCAAGGACCGCGGCGCCATCCTGCTGGCCGGGAAGACGGGAACGGCGTACATGTACATGGAAGGCAGCGGCAATTTCGCCAGCAGCACGTACTACATGCAGCAGCACCCGGCCTGGGTGCAGCGCTTCCAGGCGTCGAAGCCGCAGGACCGCTACTACGGCAAGACATGGCGGCCGATGCTGGCCGATGCCGACTACAGCATGGACGCCGGCGACACGCCGTTCGCGATCTCGTACTACAGCGAAAGCGGTGCGCCCGACGCGTCGTACTACAAGCGCCTGAAGGAAGGCCCGTTCGTCGACGAGCTGACGCTGGACTTCGCCCGCGCCGCCATCGAAGCGGAGGGCCTGGGCGCCAACCCGGCCGGCGTGCCGGACCTGCTGGGCATGAGCCTGTCGGCGCACGACTACGTCAACCATGCGCACGGCCCGGAAAGCCGCATGTCGCACGACCACCTGCAACGCCTGGACCGCATGCTGGCAGGCTTCTTTACTTATCTGGACAAGAAGGTCGGCAGCGACAATTACCTCGTCGTGCTGACGGCCGATCACGGCTTCGCCAACAGCGCGGAGTTCTCGCAGCAGCAGCGCATCGATGCGGGCCGTGTCGACGGCAAGAAGCTGCTGAACGGGCTGCAGACCCACCTGGACGCCAGCTTCGGCGGCGGCAAGGTGGCCTTGACGGCGTCATGGCCGAACCTGTACCTGGAACAGGCCGCCCTCGACAAGGCCGGCATCAAACGTGCCGACGTCGAAACGGCCGCCAGCCGCTGGCTGCTGGCGCAGACCGGCATCGCCGACGTCTACACCCGCACGCGCTTCGAGGAAAGCGGCGCCACGGGCACGCGCATCGACCTGCTGCTGCGCCGCGCCTGGCACCGCAGCGAATCAGGCGACCTGGTGGTCGTACCGCGGGCGTACTGGGCGTTCGGCTCGGGCAGCAGCGGCGCCACGCACGGCACGCCGTATGCCTACGACACCAGCGTGCCGCTGCTCATGATGGGCAAGCGCTGGATTGCGCCGGGCAGCTATGCGAAGTACACGGAGGTCGTCGATATCGCCCCGACCCTGGCGGCCGTCCTGGGCGTGCGGCCGCCGGCGGGCGCCGAGGGGCGCGTGCTGGTCGAGGCATTGCAGCGAACCGCACAACGCTGA
- the ilvC gene encoding ketol-acid reductoisomerase, which translates to MKVFYDKDADISLIKGKNVAIIGYGSQGHAHAQNLSESGVNVTVGLRKGGASWSKVEQAGLKVAEVNDAVKAADVIMILLPDENIAQVYNENVAPNAKQGAVLAFAHGFNVHYGQVVPREDLDVIMVAPKAPGHTVRNTYKQGGGVPHLIAVHQDKSGIARDIALSYASANGGGKAGIIETNFREETETDLFGEQAVLCGGTVELIKAGFETLVEAGYAPEMAYFECLHELKLIVDLIYEGGIANMNYSISNNAEYGEYVTGPKVVTSATKEAMRQCLKDIQTGEYAKSFILENKAGAPTLISRRRLTSEHQIEEVGAKLRAMMPWIAKNKMVDKSKN; encoded by the coding sequence ATGAAAGTTTTCTACGACAAAGACGCCGACATCTCCCTCATCAAAGGCAAGAACGTCGCCATCATCGGCTACGGCTCGCAGGGCCACGCGCACGCGCAGAACCTGTCGGAGTCGGGCGTCAACGTCACCGTCGGCCTGCGCAAGGGCGGCGCTTCGTGGAGCAAGGTTGAGCAGGCCGGCCTGAAGGTCGCGGAAGTGAACGACGCGGTGAAAGCGGCCGACGTCATCATGATCCTGCTGCCGGACGAGAACATCGCCCAAGTCTACAACGAGAACGTCGCCCCGAACGCCAAGCAGGGCGCCGTGCTGGCCTTCGCCCACGGCTTCAACGTGCATTATGGGCAGGTGGTGCCGCGCGAAGACCTGGATGTCATCATGGTCGCGCCAAAAGCGCCGGGCCACACCGTGCGCAACACGTACAAGCAGGGTGGCGGCGTGCCGCACCTGATCGCCGTGCACCAGGATAAATCGGGCATCGCCCGCGACATCGCGCTGTCGTACGCTTCGGCCAACGGCGGCGGCAAGGCCGGCATCATCGAAACGAACTTCCGCGAAGAGACGGAAACCGACCTGTTCGGCGAACAGGCCGTGCTGTGCGGCGGCACCGTGGAACTGATCAAGGCCGGCTTCGAGACGCTGGTCGAGGCGGGCTACGCGCCGGAGATGGCATACTTCGAATGCCTGCACGAGCTCAAGCTGATCGTCGACCTGATCTACGAAGGCGGCATCGCCAACATGAACTACTCGATCTCGAACAACGCCGAATACGGCGAGTACGTGACGGGTCCGAAGGTCGTGACGTCGGCCACGAAGGAAGCGATGCGCCAGTGCCTGAAGGACATCCAGACGGGCGAATACGCCAAGTCGTTCATCCTGGAGAACAAGGCCGGCGCGCCAACGCTGATCTCGCGCCGCCGCCTGACCTCGGAGCACCAGATCGAGGAAGTGGGCGCCAAGCTGCGCGCCATGATGCCGTGGATCGCCAAGAACAAGATGGTGGACAAGTCGAAGAACTAA
- the ilvN gene encoding acetolactate synthase small subunit — protein sequence MRHIISVLLENEAGALSRVVGLFSARGYNIETLTVAPTEDSTLSRMTIVTSGSDDIIEQITKHLNRLIEVVKVVDLTEGQHIERELMLIKVRAVGKEREEMKRTADIFRGRIIDVTEKTYTIELTGAKSKLDAFIDAIDRASILETVRTGGSGIGRGERILKI from the coding sequence ATGCGACACATCATCTCCGTATTGCTGGAAAACGAGGCGGGCGCGCTGTCCCGCGTCGTGGGCCTGTTCTCCGCGCGCGGCTACAACATCGAAACGCTGACGGTGGCGCCGACCGAGGATTCGACCCTGTCGCGCATGACGATCGTCACCAGCGGCTCGGACGACATCATCGAGCAGATCACCAAGCACCTGAACCGCCTGATCGAAGTGGTGAAGGTGGTCGACCTGACCGAAGGCCAGCACATCGAACGCGAGCTCATGCTCATCAAGGTGCGCGCGGTCGGCAAGGAGCGCGAGGAAATGAAGCGCACCGCCGACATCTTCCGCGGCCGCATCATCGACGTGACGGAAAAAACGTACACGATCGAACTGACGGGCGCGAAATCGAAACTGGACGCCTTCATCGACGCGATCGACCGGGCCTCGATCCTGGAAACGGTCCGCACCGGCGGCTCGGGCATCGGCCGCGGCGAACGGATCCTGAAGATCTGA
- a CDS encoding acetolactate synthase 3 catalytic subunit, which yields MNTEAAITGAEILVRCLAEEGVEHVFGYPGGAVLYIYDAIFKQDKFQHILVRHEQAAVHAADAYSRSSQKVGVAIVTSGPGVTNAVTGLSTAYMDSIPMVVISGQVPSHAIGQDAFQECDTVGITRPVVKHNFLVKDVKDLAETVKKAFFIARTGRPGPVLVDIPKDISMHKHVFSYPKEIEMRSYRPVDKGHSGQIRKAVQLLLSAERPMIYTGGGVILANASNELNKLVERLGFPVTNTLMGLGGSKASSDQYVGMPGMHGTYEANMAMQNCDVLIAIGARFDDRVIGNPKHFASSPRKIIHVDIDPSSISKRVKVDIPIVGNVKDVLVEFLAQLDAAEHRPNAAQLSKWWGQISEWRGRECLKYTDSDLVIKPQSVVEKVYKITDGDAFITSDVGQHQMWAAQYYRFDKPRRWINSGGLGTMGVGLPYAMGVQMANPDATVACITGEGSIQMCIQELATCKQYHLTPKIILLNNRFLGMVRQWQQLDYGSRYSESYMDSLPDFEKLAEAYGHVGMRIEKPGDVDGALKEAFAMKDRLVFMNFITDQSENVWPMVQAGKGLSEMLLGAEDL from the coding sequence ATGAACACCGAAGCAGCAATCACAGGCGCCGAGATCCTCGTGCGTTGCCTGGCTGAAGAGGGCGTCGAGCACGTCTTCGGCTATCCGGGCGGAGCCGTCCTCTATATCTACGACGCGATCTTCAAGCAGGACAAATTCCAGCACATCCTCGTCCGTCACGAGCAGGCCGCCGTCCACGCCGCCGATGCGTATTCGCGCAGCTCGCAGAAAGTGGGCGTCGCCATCGTCACCTCCGGTCCCGGCGTCACCAATGCCGTGACGGGCCTGTCGACCGCCTATATGGATTCCATCCCGATGGTCGTCATCTCCGGCCAGGTTCCCAGCCACGCCATTGGCCAGGATGCCTTCCAGGAGTGCGACACCGTCGGCATCACCCGCCCCGTCGTCAAGCACAACTTCCTCGTCAAGGACGTGAAGGACCTGGCGGAAACCGTCAAGAAAGCCTTCTTCATCGCCCGCACCGGCCGTCCCGGTCCCGTGCTGGTCGATATCCCGAAGGACATCTCGATGCACAAGCACGTGTTCTCGTATCCGAAAGAGATCGAGATGCGTTCCTACCGCCCCGTCGACAAGGGCCATTCGGGCCAGATCCGCAAGGCCGTGCAGCTGCTGCTGTCGGCCGAGCGCCCGATGATCTATACGGGTGGCGGCGTGATTCTCGCCAATGCGTCCAATGAGCTGAACAAGCTGGTCGAGCGGCTCGGCTTCCCCGTCACGAACACGCTGATGGGGCTGGGCGGCTCGAAGGCGTCGAGCGACCAGTACGTAGGCATGCCCGGCATGCACGGCACCTACGAAGCCAACATGGCGATGCAGAACTGCGACGTGCTGATCGCCATCGGCGCCCGCTTCGACGACCGCGTCATCGGCAATCCGAAGCACTTTGCCTCCAGCCCGCGCAAGATCATCCACGTCGACATCGACCCTTCGTCGATCTCGAAACGCGTCAAGGTCGACATCCCTATCGTCGGCAACGTCAAGGACGTGCTGGTGGAATTCCTCGCCCAGCTGGACGCGGCGGAGCACCGCCCCAACGCGGCGCAGCTGTCCAAATGGTGGGGCCAGATCAGCGAATGGCGCGGCCGCGAGTGCCTGAAATACACGGACTCCGATCTTGTCATCAAGCCGCAGTCGGTTGTCGAGAAGGTGTACAAGATCACGGACGGCGATGCATTCATCACGTCCGACGTCGGCCAGCACCAGATGTGGGCCGCGCAGTACTACCGCTTCGACAAGCCGCGCCGCTGGATCAATTCCGGCGGCCTGGGCACGATGGGCGTGGGCCTGCCGTACGCGATGGGCGTGCAGATGGCGAACCCCGATGCGACGGTGGCCTGCATCACGGGCGAAGGCTCGATCCAGATGTGCATCCAGGAGCTGGCCACGTGCAAGCAGTATCACCTGACGCCGAAGATCATCCTGCTGAACAACCGCTTCCTGGGCATGGTGCGCCAGTGGCAGCAGCTCGATTACGGTTCGCGCTATTCCGAATCGTACATGGATTCGCTGCCGGACTTCGAGAAGCTGGCCGAGGCCTATGGCCACGTCGGCATGCGTATCGAGAAGCCGGGCGACGTGGATGGCGCGCTCAAGGAAGCTTTCGCGATGAAGGACCGTCTCGTGTTCATGAACTTCATCACCGACCAGAGCGAGAACGTCTGGCCGATGGTGCAGGCGGGTAAAGGCCTGTCCGAAATGCTGCTCGGCGCGGAGGACCTCTGA
- a CDS encoding RNA polymerase sigma factor — MATDKELSDFLESVERRAFKQAVYAVRRDEVALDIVQDAMIKLAEKYGDKPAAELPMLFQRILQNTILDFFRREKVRNTWVSLFSGLGNSREENEDFDILESYEAEHGTQAAESSADQVERMQVLQVIDDEVQKLPARQREAFLMRYWQDMDVAETAAAMGCSEGSVKTHCSRATHTLAASLKAKGIKL; from the coding sequence ATGGCAACAGACAAAGAACTCTCCGACTTTCTCGAAAGCGTCGAGCGGCGTGCCTTCAAGCAGGCGGTGTATGCGGTGCGCAGGGACGAAGTGGCGCTCGACATCGTACAGGACGCGATGATCAAGCTGGCCGAGAAGTATGGCGACAAGCCCGCAGCGGAGCTGCCCATGCTGTTCCAGCGCATCTTGCAGAACACGATCCTTGACTTCTTCCGGCGCGAGAAAGTGCGCAATACCTGGGTCAGCCTGTTTTCCGGGCTGGGTAATTCCCGGGAAGAAAATGAAGATTTTGATATACTGGAATCCTACGAGGCCGAACACGGCACCCAGGCAGCCGAATCCAGCGCCGACCAGGTCGAGCGCATGCAGGTACTCCAGGTGATCGACGATGAAGTACAAAAGCTGCCGGCGCGTCAACGCGAAGCATTCCTTATGCGTTACTGGCAGGATATGGATGTGGCAGAGACGGCGGCGGCGATGGGATGTTCCGAAGGGAGCGTAAAAACACATTGCTCACGGGCGACTCATACCCTCGCAGCATCGCTCAAAGCCAAGGGAATCAAACTATGA
- a CDS encoding DUF3619 family protein, protein MNTEDINFAYRVRHALNERLEDLPASTTDRLAAARQAALARKKAHVEVRVTRTATATAGGGGGMFADPIAWLGRFSVVLPLLLVVGGMVGVYQYEHQQSIEELAELDAAVLSDELPLSAYLDHGFNAYLETREQ, encoded by the coding sequence ATGAACACCGAAGACATCAATTTCGCTTACCGCGTACGTCACGCCCTGAACGAACGGCTGGAAGACCTGCCCGCCTCGACCACGGACCGCCTGGCCGCTGCCCGCCAGGCCGCGCTGGCGCGCAAGAAAGCTCACGTGGAAGTGCGCGTCACGCGCACCGCGACCGCCACGGCCGGCGGTGGCGGCGGCATGTTTGCGGACCCGATCGCCTGGCTCGGCCGTTTCAGCGTCGTACTGCCCCTGCTGCTGGTAGTCGGCGGCATGGTCGGCGTGTATCAGTACGAGCATCAGCAGTCGATCGAAGAGCTGGCCGAGCTGGATGCGGCCGTGCTGTCGGACGAACTGCCCCTGTCGGCTTACCTGGACCACGGCTTCAACGCCTATCTTGAAACGCGCGAGCAATAA
- a CDS encoding DUF3106 domain-containing protein: MARIPGRTWKLAGAAALALVVGVGAYVALRGSGTPQPGSAASAASIPLLAPTAAEMRWQDLTPAQQRALEPLKKGWDDLGPVRKQKWLEIAGRFHSMKPAEQQRVHDRMRAWVDLTPEERKAVRENYARAQKIMGGKKAAQWEQYLLLPEEEKRKLADAAAAKKPQAAKPPTPKQNLVRTPQPIKQHPSVLPTVPPPPVVAVPPTPAAQPPVTPTAPAPASPAVPEIVYPLEGAVTPAAMVPPAPPPPATTNAGK; encoded by the coding sequence ATGGCGCGGATCCCCGGTCGTACCTGGAAGCTGGCCGGCGCCGCGGCGCTGGCGCTTGTCGTCGGTGTCGGCGCCTATGTCGCACTGCGCGGATCCGGCACGCCCCAGCCCGGCAGCGCCGCATCGGCGGCCTCCATCCCCCTGCTGGCACCGACCGCCGCGGAAATGCGCTGGCAGGACCTGACACCGGCACAGCAGCGCGCCCTCGAACCGTTGAAAAAAGGCTGGGATGACCTCGGCCCCGTGCGCAAGCAGAAATGGCTCGAGATCGCGGGCCGCTTCCACTCGATGAAACCGGCGGAACAGCAGCGCGTGCACGACCGCATGCGCGCTTGGGTCGACCTGACGCCGGAAGAACGCAAGGCCGTGCGCGAGAACTACGCGCGGGCGCAGAAGATCATGGGCGGCAAGAAGGCAGCGCAGTGGGAACAGTACCTGCTGCTGCCGGAAGAGGAAAAACGCAAGCTGGCCGACGCCGCCGCCGCCAAGAAGCCGCAGGCCGCCAAGCCGCCGACTCCAAAACAGAACCTCGTCAGGACGCCGCAACCGATCAAGCAGCATCCGTCCGTGCTGCCGACGGTGCCGCCGCCACCGGTCGTTGCCGTACCGCCGACGCCGGCGGCGCAGCCTCCGGTCACCCCGACCGCACCCGCTCCCGCATCGCCTGCGGTGCCCGAGATCGTCTATCCGCTGGAAGGTGCCGTCACGCCGGCCGCCATGGTGCCGCCGGCGCCGCCCCCTCCCGCCACCACCAATGCCGGCAAATAA
- a CDS encoding RDD family protein, which yields MAGVPSVRRRLMSMVYELLLGFAVLFLPFLVFEMVVKASHAEVVEHMRQALAFLVLGAYFIHQWTRKGQTLAMQTWRIRVAMADGATVTPRAATVRYLLCWLWVLPAAIVSWAFGLHQWHALIALLVGIVLWSLTAFLDRDRQFLHDRIAGTRLVALAKPARNVKASAA from the coding sequence GTGGCGGGTGTTCCCAGCGTACGCCGTCGCCTGATGTCGATGGTGTACGAACTCCTGCTGGGCTTTGCCGTGCTGTTCCTGCCGTTTCTCGTGTTCGAGATGGTCGTCAAGGCCAGCCATGCCGAAGTCGTCGAGCACATGCGCCAGGCGCTGGCGTTCCTCGTGCTGGGGGCCTACTTCATCCATCAATGGACCCGCAAGGGCCAGACCTTGGCCATGCAGACATGGCGCATCCGCGTTGCCATGGCGGACGGCGCTACCGTCACGCCACGCGCCGCGACCGTACGCTACCTGCTGTGCTGGCTGTGGGTGCTGCCGGCCGCCATCGTCAGCTGGGCGTTCGGGCTGCACCAATGGCATGCGCTGATCGCACTGCTCGTCGGTATCGTGCTGTGGTCCCTCACCGCCTTCCTCGACCGCGACCGGCAGTTCCTGCATGACAGGATTGCCGGGACGCGGCTGGTGGCGCTGGCGAAGCCTGCCAGGAACGTCAAGGCCAGCGCCGCGTGA
- a CDS encoding winged helix-turn-helix transcriptional regulator — protein MPRKKESNAETCPVARTLDVVGDRWSMLIVRDAFDGAARFSDFQRRLGMARNILADRLRTLVEHGILSLQPATDGSVYQEYVLTKKGGDLFTVIVALRQWGERHLFEDDEPRSALLDKASGTPLAVMVPTTTDGKAVSAKETAVQRPLQ, from the coding sequence ATGCCGCGCAAGAAAGAGTCAAATGCCGAAACCTGTCCCGTCGCCCGCACGCTCGACGTCGTCGGCGACCGCTGGTCAATGCTGATCGTGCGCGACGCTTTCGACGGCGCGGCGCGCTTCAGCGACTTCCAGCGCCGGCTTGGCATGGCACGCAATATCCTGGCGGACCGGCTGCGCACGCTGGTCGAACATGGGATCCTGTCATTGCAGCCCGCTACCGACGGCAGCGTCTACCAGGAATATGTACTGACGAAAAAGGGGGGCGATCTGTTCACAGTCATCGTCGCACTGCGGCAGTGGGGAGAGCGGCACCTGTTCGAAGACGATGAGCCGCGCTCGGCGCTGCTGGACAAGGCGAGCGGGACGCCGCTGGCGGTGATGGTGCCAACGACGACGGATGGGAAAGCGGTCAGTGCGAAAGAGACGGCGGTACAGCGACCGCTGCAATGA
- a CDS encoding MFS transporter — MTHLAAPPTVQASMPSGLVALFAASSGVSVANVYYAQPLLDLMAADFGIPVGAAGAIVTATQVGSALALLLLVPLGDRMPRRRLMLMQLGVLCVALLCAASARSAAFLVGAMLVVGMLGTAMTQGLIAYAATAAAAGERGRVVGATQGGVVTGLLLARVLAGGIADLAGWRAMYLVSAAAMLGIGVLLWWRLPPQPAPVRPLPYGLLIRSMLALLRDERVLQIRGGIAFLMFAAFGIFWSALVLPLSAPPYGMSHTAIGAFGLAGVVGVLAASRAGRLADRGLGQRTSGAALALLVLAWVPLGLALTPSLALGMPARVALLALGIVALDLAVQALQVLNQSMIFAVRPEAHSRVVGCYMMFYAAGSGLGAVAGTAMYAVGGWAGVCLLGAGVGLAALAFWRMTRHWTA; from the coding sequence ATGACCCACCTCGCCGCTCCGCCGACAGTCCAGGCCTCGATGCCGTCGGGACTGGTCGCGCTGTTCGCCGCCAGCAGCGGCGTCAGCGTCGCCAACGTGTATTACGCGCAGCCATTGCTGGACCTGATGGCGGCGGACTTCGGCATTCCCGTCGGCGCGGCTGGCGCCATCGTTACCGCGACGCAGGTCGGCAGCGCCCTCGCCCTGCTGCTGCTCGTGCCGCTGGGCGACCGCATGCCGCGACGACGCCTGATGCTGATGCAGCTGGGTGTCCTGTGCGTCGCATTGCTGTGCGCAGCCAGCGCGCGGTCGGCGGCGTTTCTCGTCGGTGCGATGCTGGTGGTGGGCATGCTGGGCACCGCCATGACGCAAGGGCTGATCGCGTATGCCGCCACCGCGGCGGCGGCGGGCGAGCGCGGACGAGTCGTCGGCGCGACGCAAGGCGGCGTCGTCACCGGCCTGCTGCTGGCGCGCGTGCTGGCCGGCGGCATCGCCGACCTGGCCGGCTGGCGGGCGATGTACCTGGTGTCGGCAGCGGCCATGCTGGGCATCGGTGTGCTGCTGTGGTGGCGGCTGCCGCCGCAGCCGGCGCCTGTCCGCCCCCTGCCCTACGGCCTGCTGATCCGGTCGATGCTGGCACTGTTGCGCGACGAGCGCGTCTTGCAAATACGAGGCGGCATCGCCTTCCTGATGTTTGCCGCCTTCGGCATATTCTGGAGCGCGCTGGTGCTGCCGCTGTCCGCGCCGCCGTACGGCATGTCGCATACGGCCATCGGCGCTTTCGGCCTTGCCGGCGTGGTCGGCGTACTGGCCGCCAGCCGGGCCGGCCGGCTGGCGGACCGCGGACTGGGACAGCGCACCAGCGGCGCCGCACTGGCGCTGCTCGTGCTGGCCTGGGTGCCGCTCGGGCTGGCGCTGACACCGTCGCTGGCGCTGGGCATGCCGGCGCGGGTGGCTTTGCTGGCGCTCGGCATTGTCGCCCTGGACCTGGCCGTGCAGGCGCTGCAGGTGCTCAACCAGAGCATGATCTTTGCCGTGCGGCCGGAAGCGCACAGCCGCGTGGTCGGCTGTTACATGATGTTTTATGCGGCGGGGAGCGGGCTCGGCGCCGTGGCCGGCACCGCCATGTATGCGGTTGGGGGCTGGGCTGGCGTTTGCCTGCTGGGTGCCGGGGTCGGTCTGGCCGCGCTGGCGTTCTGGCGGATGACCCGCCATTGGACGGCGTGA
- a CDS encoding HNH endonuclease signature motif containing protein, whose translation MWNDDDSPSEPLCPLCGRPLGTANIDRHHLVPRTFKGRAQFPIHKICHRKIHSVFTERELFKTYHTWEALQAHDEIRTFIDWVARKPPEFYTSTATSNAKKRR comes from the coding sequence ATGTGGAACGATGACGACAGCCCCAGCGAACCGTTATGCCCCCTGTGCGGCCGCCCGCTCGGCACGGCCAATATCGACCGTCACCACCTGGTGCCGCGCACGTTCAAGGGCCGTGCCCAGTTCCCCATCCATAAAATCTGCCACCGCAAGATCCACTCCGTGTTCACGGAGCGCGAGCTGTTCAAGACGTATCACACGTGGGAAGCGCTGCAGGCGCATGACGAGATCCGCACGTTCATCGACTGGGTCGCGCGCAAGCCGCCGGAGTTTTATACGTCCACCGCAACGTCGAATGCGAAGAAGCGGCGGTGA
- a CDS encoding RNA pseudouridine synthase — MTDENTIRLSKRVADMLPCSRREAELYIEGGFVLVDGAVVEEAGARVAAEQAVTLAPDATLLEIEPVTIMLNKPAGADPLACLTPEARNAQARKERFLKRHLHNLTPALPLDNDASGLFVFTQDYRIARKLVEEGARMEQEIIVDVRGRIVEDGLAQLNGGATKVSWQNEQRLRFAMKGPKPSQIEKMCKAVGLTPVALKRLRIGRMSMGGLAVGEWRYLQGFERF; from the coding sequence ATGACCGACGAAAACACGATCCGCCTCTCGAAACGGGTGGCGGACATGCTGCCCTGTTCCCGCCGCGAGGCGGAGCTGTATATCGAGGGCGGCTTCGTGCTCGTCGATGGCGCCGTCGTCGAAGAGGCCGGCGCACGCGTGGCGGCGGAGCAGGCGGTGACGCTGGCACCGGATGCGACCTTGCTGGAAATCGAGCCGGTGACGATCATGCTGAACAAGCCTGCCGGTGCCGATCCGCTGGCGTGCCTGACGCCGGAAGCGCGCAACGCGCAGGCGCGGAAGGAGCGCTTCCTCAAGCGCCATCTGCACAACCTGACGCCGGCGTTGCCACTCGATAATGATGCCAGCGGCCTGTTCGTCTTCACGCAGGACTACCGCATCGCCCGCAAGCTGGTGGAAGAGGGCGCGCGCATGGAACAGGAAATCATCGTGGACGTGCGCGGCCGCATCGTCGAGGATGGGCTGGCGCAACTGAACGGGGGCGCCACGAAGGTCAGCTGGCAGAACGAGCAGCGGCTGCGCTTCGCCATGAAGGGGCCGAAGCCCAGCCAGATCGAGAAGATGTGCAAGGCTGTCGGCCTGACGCCCGTCGCGCTGAAGCGCCTGCGCATCGGCCGGATGTCGATGGGCGGGCTGGCGGTTGGCGAGTGGCGTTATCTGCAGGGCTTCGAGCGGTTTTGA